One genomic region from Bradyrhizobium icense encodes:
- a CDS encoding xanthine dehydrogenase family protein molybdopterin-binding subunit, with protein sequence MRPSRREFLNWVSASGIALSLSRLGVAEAAGLPPRTSLPGRTNWNPAANGAGRIDGVAKVTGAKLYASDFRAADLPGWPATTSHAMLIRTSDATHVYTGMDLSRLSGSLKPSVVVTAADLERIGTRVPEFYKGDLFCPVGKTPLYLGQPVGLLIFETFDAFDQARLALRDGTFVRFGEETGPVAMPAYGAYRFTRVAGATPEAPDVYSPVQAGWVSPGRSQNSPLPIWSPAARDTEASYAKAAVHGEKIRDELAAKNPKLLVLDREFETQSVDPMFLEPESGLAWYDRKSGSLELVLGVQSPYEAADSIAHLLGNARAPFKPARINTQFTYVGGGFGGRDHTPFVLYVALAAMFFPGRPVRLAHDRYQQFQGGIKRHAFKMRSRIGVERSTGKIQAFAADHVLDGGGLANFSPNVATVGATAAIGIYDVPKVDVTTVALHSRGVTAGSMRGYGTLQTMTALEVLVDEVATALPLDPIEFRRRNALAPKGRTMTGNPYNVSVRTPEILDKLEKHPIWQQRARHKSAAPQGMLVGTGVACVTKDYGSGADCSLGRVELTADGKITIYCDHVEMGNGIGTALANRVATHLGAISDEVSVARVDSYDALGLVTSGDPYTMDQKTQDAAERNPRWVPAISSATSASIGAHVGTQSAAEAARVIFRFGLWPAALDIWRLSPNDSRAKDWAKAQWKDGQLVMPGLAPLPLSALAAKAHARNFVTGAVAHSFSRWEWSRARFPLFGEQYRAEIDALALRRGNGKFERINRVGVKFPPTANNRIGTTYTSMCGTLVRVEIERATSALRIAKAYSVFECGKALVPEVVMGQAQGGFAMGVGYALLETLPPLEGGPGNGRWNLGQYLVARGSDLPLHNLEIEMLPPLTPDEPPKGMAEVVMIPVVPAILNAIFDATGRRFQSLPVTTSLLKGVLA encoded by the coding sequence ATGCGACCCTCGCGGCGCGAGTTTCTGAATTGGGTGTCGGCGAGCGGCATCGCACTCAGCCTGTCGCGTCTGGGAGTGGCGGAAGCCGCCGGCTTGCCGCCGCGCACGTCGCTTCCGGGTCGCACGAACTGGAATCCGGCGGCCAATGGCGCGGGCCGGATCGACGGCGTTGCCAAAGTTACCGGCGCGAAGCTGTACGCTTCCGATTTTCGGGCTGCGGACCTTCCGGGTTGGCCAGCGACCACGTCGCATGCGATGCTCATCCGCACTTCGGATGCCACGCACGTCTACACCGGAATGGATCTCTCGCGGCTCAGCGGTTCGCTCAAGCCATCGGTGGTGGTGACCGCCGCCGATCTCGAAAGGATCGGCACGCGCGTTCCCGAATTCTACAAAGGCGACCTGTTCTGCCCAGTCGGCAAGACACCGCTCTATCTGGGACAGCCGGTCGGGCTGTTGATCTTCGAAACCTTCGATGCGTTCGATCAGGCGCGCCTCGCCTTGCGCGACGGTACTTTTGTGCGGTTCGGCGAGGAGACCGGCCCCGTCGCGATGCCGGCCTACGGCGCCTATCGGTTTACGCGCGTAGCCGGCGCAACGCCGGAGGCACCCGACGTCTATTCGCCGGTCCAGGCGGGCTGGGTCAGCCCGGGACGCTCACAGAACTCGCCGCTTCCGATTTGGTCGCCGGCCGCCAGAGACACCGAAGCTTCGTATGCCAAGGCAGCGGTCCATGGCGAAAAGATCCGTGACGAGCTTGCCGCCAAAAATCCAAAGCTGCTGGTGCTGGACCGCGAGTTCGAGACGCAGTCGGTCGATCCGATGTTTCTCGAGCCGGAATCCGGTCTCGCGTGGTACGACAGGAAGAGCGGCAGCCTCGAACTGGTGCTTGGCGTGCAGTCGCCCTACGAGGCGGCGGACTCGATCGCGCATCTGCTCGGCAACGCGCGCGCACCGTTCAAGCCGGCGCGGATCAACACCCAGTTCACCTATGTCGGTGGCGGGTTCGGCGGACGCGATCACACGCCGTTCGTGCTGTACGTCGCGCTGGCGGCGATGTTCTTCCCTGGCCGTCCGGTCCGGCTGGCGCATGATCGCTACCAGCAGTTTCAGGGCGGCATCAAGCGCCACGCCTTCAAGATGCGGTCGCGGATCGGCGTCGAGCGCTCGACCGGCAAGATCCAGGCCTTCGCCGCGGACCACGTCCTCGACGGCGGGGGCCTCGCGAATTTTTCACCCAACGTGGCTACCGTCGGCGCGACCGCCGCGATCGGCATCTATGATGTGCCGAAAGTCGACGTGACTACGGTCGCGCTGCATTCGCGCGGCGTGACCGCGGGCTCGATGCGCGGCTACGGCACGCTGCAGACCATGACGGCGCTGGAAGTGCTGGTCGACGAGGTGGCGACCGCCTTGCCTCTCGACCCCATTGAATTCCGACGGCGCAATGCGCTCGCGCCCAAGGGCCGGACCATGACCGGCAATCCCTACAACGTTTCGGTCCGCACGCCGGAAATTCTCGACAAGCTCGAGAAGCATCCGATCTGGCAGCAGCGCGCGCGGCACAAATCGGCCGCGCCACAGGGGATGCTCGTCGGCACCGGCGTTGCGTGTGTGACCAAGGATTACGGCTCAGGGGCCGATTGCTCGTTGGGGCGTGTCGAGCTTACTGCCGACGGCAAAATCACGATCTATTGCGACCACGTCGAGATGGGCAACGGCATCGGCACGGCGCTTGCGAACCGCGTCGCCACCCATCTCGGCGCAATTTCCGATGAAGTGTCGGTGGCGCGGGTCGATAGCTATGATGCGCTGGGGCTGGTCACATCAGGCGATCCCTACACCATGGACCAGAAGACGCAGGACGCCGCGGAGAGAAATCCGCGCTGGGTGCCGGCCATCAGTTCGGCGACCAGCGCGTCGATCGGTGCACATGTCGGCACCCAATCGGCTGCCGAGGCAGCGCGCGTCATCTTCCGTTTCGGTCTGTGGCCGGCCGCGCTGGACATCTGGCGTCTTTCGCCGAACGATTCTCGTGCCAAGGATTGGGCGAAAGCGCAGTGGAAGGACGGGCAACTCGTCATGCCCGGTCTTGCGCCGTTGCCGCTATCGGCACTGGCCGCGAAAGCGCATGCGCGGAATTTCGTCACTGGCGCGGTGGCGCACAGCTTCTCCCGCTGGGAATGGTCGCGTGCCCGCTTTCCCCTTTTTGGCGAACAATACCGCGCCGAGATCGATGCCCTGGCGCTGCGCAGGGGCAACGGCAAGTTCGAGCGCATCAACCGGGTCGGTGTCAAATTTCCGCCGACCGCCAACAACCGGATCGGTACCACCTATACCTCGATGTGCGGTACGCTGGTCCGTGTCGAGATCGAGCGTGCCACCAGTGCGCTGCGCATCGCAAAGGCCTACAGCGTGTTCGAATGCGGCAAGGCACTGGTGCCCGAGGTGGTGATGGGGCAGGCGCAGGGCGGTTTTGCGATGGGCGTCGGCTATGCCTTGCTCGAGACTTTGCCGCCCCTCGAAGGCGGTCCTGGCAACGGCCGGTGGAATCTAGGGCAGTATCTTGTCGCGCGCGGATCGGATCTGCCGCTGCATAACCTCGAAATCGAGATGCTGCCGCCGCTGACACCGGACGAGCCGCCAAAGGGCATGGCGGAAGTCGTCATGATTCCGGTGGTGCCTGCGATCCTGAATGCGATCTTCGACGCCACCGGCCGCCGCTTCCAATCCCTGCCGGTAACGACAAGCCTGCTCAAGGGAGTTCTGGCGTGA
- a CDS encoding (2Fe-2S)-binding protein, which translates to MTKLNLTINGRAYGPVDVRDELSMNDFLREYLGMTGTKFGCGAAQCLSCAVIVDDPDGTSYTSPTCVASAVSFDGKTIRTVEGHAKDGELSALQKAFIAHFAFQCGYCTAGFLNEGQVLLERLAKAPVKRAELETTIAEALDGHICRCTGYIKYHEAVRDVILADSKRYLAANQ; encoded by the coding sequence GTGACCAAATTGAACCTGACGATCAACGGCCGCGCGTATGGACCGGTTGACGTCCGCGACGAGCTTTCGATGAACGATTTTCTGCGCGAGTATCTCGGCATGACCGGCACCAAGTTCGGCTGCGGTGCCGCGCAGTGCCTGAGTTGCGCTGTGATCGTCGATGATCCCGATGGCACGAGTTACACCAGCCCGACCTGTGTCGCCTCGGCAGTAAGCTTTGACGGCAAGACCATCCGTACGGTCGAAGGACATGCCAAGGACGGCGAACTCTCGGCGCTGCAGAAGGCGTTCATCGCGCACTTCGCCTTCCAGTGCGGCTACTGCACCGCGGGCTTCCTCAATGAGGGACAGGTCTTGCTGGAGCGTCTGGCCAAGGCTCCTGTGAAACGCGCCGAGCTGGAGACGACCATAGCCGAGGCGCTCGATGGTCACATCTGCCGCTGCACCGGCTACATCAAGTATCACGAGGCCGTACGCGACGTGATCCTGGCGGATTCCAAACGCTATCTCGCAGCGAACCAGTGA